Proteins encoded together in one Coffea arabica cultivar ET-39 chromosome 2c, Coffea Arabica ET-39 HiFi, whole genome shotgun sequence window:
- the LOC113728249 gene encoding transcription termination factor MTERF5, chloroplastic-like isoform X2, producing the protein MLSSLSTSSCVVVCRQPLKKISISVASTSWRPFYIRTHSRSPLRVLVCWAKYAAESGVDGSFSLRMVPPSLFAAEKEEAKAVLTLFLKKQGLSSALAARVINKSDAFVDHLVSQLHSVHKSRYLVGRELTTLEIRDALIPYLETLLEEYGGILVDVVENFPNPPVKESIEANYQNPITEENLDTLVSPSNAILDSKKLKALARVSEISPAGKFPAHVCYLVELGMDLKAIREVIRKFPAFAYYSLDRKIKPLVEFLLDLGILKSDIPTIISKRPQLCGISLSENLIPTMAFLENLGVDKRQWPKVIYRFPALLTYSRSKLKGTVDFLYEVGLSAENVGKVLTRCPNIISYSVEDKLRPTVEYFSSLGIDVAHLLQRSPQTFGLSIEANLKPLTEFFLERGYSIEDVRTMISRYGALYTFSVAENLVPKWEFFLTMDYPKSELVKFPQYFGYSLEVRIKPRYAIVKEHGVRLLLNQVLSLSGPEFDKALRRKVKKKHNN; encoded by the exons GACTCATTCTCGATCTCCTCTGCGAGTTCTTGTTTGCTGGGCAAAATATG CCGCTGAATCTGGAGTAGATGGATCATTCAGTTTGAGGATGGTGCCTCCTAGCCTGTTTGctgcagaaaaagaagaagccAAGGCTGTACTGACACTATTCTTAAAGAAGCAAGGGTTGAGCAGTGCACTGGCTGCTCGAGTAATTAATAAGTCAGATGCTTTTGTTGATCACCTTGTCTCGCAACTTCATTCTGTTCACAAATCTCGCTACCTAGTAG GACGAGAACTTACAACTCTTGAGATCAGGGATGCTCTTATTCCTTACCTTGAAACCCTCCTTGAGGAATATGGAGGAATCCTGGTGGATGTGGTAGAAAACTTCCCAAACCCACCTGTGAAAGAAAGTATAGAAGCAAATTATCAAAACCCAATTACTGAAGAAAATTTGGATACATTAGTTTCTCCCTCTAATGCCATCCTTGATAGCAAGAAGCTGAAAGCCTTGGCTCGGGTAAGTGAGATTAGCCCAGCGGGAAAGTTTCCTGCACATGTTTGCTATCTAGTTGAGCTTGGAATGGACCTGAAGGCAATTAGGGAGGTAATACGCAAATTCCCGGCTTTTGCCTACTATAGTTTGGACAGAAAAATCAAACCACTGGTTGAGTTCCTTCTTGATCTTGGCATATTGAAATCAGATATTCCAACCATCATTAGCAAAAGGCCTCAACTTTGTGGGATTAGTCTCTCTGAAAATTTAATCCCCACCATGGCATTTTTGGAGAACCTAGGGGTGGATAAAAGGCAGTGGCCAAAAGTTATATACCGCTTTCCTGCCCTTCTTACTTACAGCAGGTCAAAACTGAAAGGAACTGTTGATTTTCTTTATGAGGTTGGTCTCTCGGCTGAAAATGTGGGTAAGGTTCTAACTCGTTGCCCAAACATTATAAGTTACAGTGTTGAGGATAAGCTACGGCCTACAGTTGAATACTTCAGCTCATTGGGGATTGATGTTGCGCATCTTCTTCAACGGTCTCCTCAAACATTTGGACTTAGCATAGAAGCTAACTTAAAGCCTTTGACAGAATTCTTTCTGGAAAGGGGTTATAGCatagaggatgtgagaaccatGATTTCTAGATATGGGGCTCTGTATACTTTTAGCGTGGCAGAGAACTTGGTCCCCAAGTGGGAGTTCTTTCTTACTATGGACTATCCCAAGTCAGAGCTGGTTAAGTTCCCTCAGTATTTTGGTTACAGCTTAGAAGTTAGAATAAAACCTCGATACGCAATTGTGAAGGAGCATGGGGTTAGGTTACTACTGAATCAAGTGTTATCGCTCTCTGGTCCCGAGTTTGATAAGGCTTTGAGGAGAAAAGTGAAGAAGAAGCATAACAACTAG
- the LOC113728249 gene encoding transcription termination factor MTERF5, chloroplastic-like isoform X1: MLSSLSTSSCVVVCRQPLKKISISVASTSWRPFYIRTHSRSPLRVLVCWAKYAAESGVDGSFSLRMVPPSLFAAEKEEAKAVLTLFLKKQGLSSALAARVINKSDAFVDHLVSQLHSVHKSRYLSPKLIFLDTAGRELTTLEIRDALIPYLETLLEEYGGILVDVVENFPNPPVKESIEANYQNPITEENLDTLVSPSNAILDSKKLKALARVSEISPAGKFPAHVCYLVELGMDLKAIREVIRKFPAFAYYSLDRKIKPLVEFLLDLGILKSDIPTIISKRPQLCGISLSENLIPTMAFLENLGVDKRQWPKVIYRFPALLTYSRSKLKGTVDFLYEVGLSAENVGKVLTRCPNIISYSVEDKLRPTVEYFSSLGIDVAHLLQRSPQTFGLSIEANLKPLTEFFLERGYSIEDVRTMISRYGALYTFSVAENLVPKWEFFLTMDYPKSELVKFPQYFGYSLEVRIKPRYAIVKEHGVRLLLNQVLSLSGPEFDKALRRKVKKKHNN, from the exons GACTCATTCTCGATCTCCTCTGCGAGTTCTTGTTTGCTGGGCAAAATATG CCGCTGAATCTGGAGTAGATGGATCATTCAGTTTGAGGATGGTGCCTCCTAGCCTGTTTGctgcagaaaaagaagaagccAAGGCTGTACTGACACTATTCTTAAAGAAGCAAGGGTTGAGCAGTGCACTGGCTGCTCGAGTAATTAATAAGTCAGATGCTTTTGTTGATCACCTTGTCTCGCAACTTCATTCTGTTCACAAATCTCGCTACCTA TCTCCCAAACTAATTTTCCTTGACACTGCAGGACGAGAACTTACAACTCTTGAGATCAGGGATGCTCTTATTCCTTACCTTGAAACCCTCCTTGAGGAATATGGAGGAATCCTGGTGGATGTGGTAGAAAACTTCCCAAACCCACCTGTGAAAGAAAGTATAGAAGCAAATTATCAAAACCCAATTACTGAAGAAAATTTGGATACATTAGTTTCTCCCTCTAATGCCATCCTTGATAGCAAGAAGCTGAAAGCCTTGGCTCGGGTAAGTGAGATTAGCCCAGCGGGAAAGTTTCCTGCACATGTTTGCTATCTAGTTGAGCTTGGAATGGACCTGAAGGCAATTAGGGAGGTAATACGCAAATTCCCGGCTTTTGCCTACTATAGTTTGGACAGAAAAATCAAACCACTGGTTGAGTTCCTTCTTGATCTTGGCATATTGAAATCAGATATTCCAACCATCATTAGCAAAAGGCCTCAACTTTGTGGGATTAGTCTCTCTGAAAATTTAATCCCCACCATGGCATTTTTGGAGAACCTAGGGGTGGATAAAAGGCAGTGGCCAAAAGTTATATACCGCTTTCCTGCCCTTCTTACTTACAGCAGGTCAAAACTGAAAGGAACTGTTGATTTTCTTTATGAGGTTGGTCTCTCGGCTGAAAATGTGGGTAAGGTTCTAACTCGTTGCCCAAACATTATAAGTTACAGTGTTGAGGATAAGCTACGGCCTACAGTTGAATACTTCAGCTCATTGGGGATTGATGTTGCGCATCTTCTTCAACGGTCTCCTCAAACATTTGGACTTAGCATAGAAGCTAACTTAAAGCCTTTGACAGAATTCTTTCTGGAAAGGGGTTATAGCatagaggatgtgagaaccatGATTTCTAGATATGGGGCTCTGTATACTTTTAGCGTGGCAGAGAACTTGGTCCCCAAGTGGGAGTTCTTTCTTACTATGGACTATCCCAAGTCAGAGCTGGTTAAGTTCCCTCAGTATTTTGGTTACAGCTTAGAAGTTAGAATAAAACCTCGATACGCAATTGTGAAGGAGCATGGGGTTAGGTTACTACTGAATCAAGTGTTATCGCTCTCTGGTCCCGAGTTTGATAAGGCTTTGAGGAGAAAAGTGAAGAAGAAGCATAACAACTAG
- the LOC113728249 gene encoding transcription termination factor MTERF5, chloroplastic-like isoform X3: MVPPSLFAAEKEEAKAVLTLFLKKQGLSSALAARVINKSDAFVDHLVSQLHSVHKSRYLSPKLIFLDTAGRELTTLEIRDALIPYLETLLEEYGGILVDVVENFPNPPVKESIEANYQNPITEENLDTLVSPSNAILDSKKLKALARVSEISPAGKFPAHVCYLVELGMDLKAIREVIRKFPAFAYYSLDRKIKPLVEFLLDLGILKSDIPTIISKRPQLCGISLSENLIPTMAFLENLGVDKRQWPKVIYRFPALLTYSRSKLKGTVDFLYEVGLSAENVGKVLTRCPNIISYSVEDKLRPTVEYFSSLGIDVAHLLQRSPQTFGLSIEANLKPLTEFFLERGYSIEDVRTMISRYGALYTFSVAENLVPKWEFFLTMDYPKSELVKFPQYFGYSLEVRIKPRYAIVKEHGVRLLLNQVLSLSGPEFDKALRRKVKKKHNN, translated from the exons ATGGTGCCTCCTAGCCTGTTTGctgcagaaaaagaagaagccAAGGCTGTACTGACACTATTCTTAAAGAAGCAAGGGTTGAGCAGTGCACTGGCTGCTCGAGTAATTAATAAGTCAGATGCTTTTGTTGATCACCTTGTCTCGCAACTTCATTCTGTTCACAAATCTCGCTACCTA TCTCCCAAACTAATTTTCCTTGACACTGCAGGACGAGAACTTACAACTCTTGAGATCAGGGATGCTCTTATTCCTTACCTTGAAACCCTCCTTGAGGAATATGGAGGAATCCTGGTGGATGTGGTAGAAAACTTCCCAAACCCACCTGTGAAAGAAAGTATAGAAGCAAATTATCAAAACCCAATTACTGAAGAAAATTTGGATACATTAGTTTCTCCCTCTAATGCCATCCTTGATAGCAAGAAGCTGAAAGCCTTGGCTCGGGTAAGTGAGATTAGCCCAGCGGGAAAGTTTCCTGCACATGTTTGCTATCTAGTTGAGCTTGGAATGGACCTGAAGGCAATTAGGGAGGTAATACGCAAATTCCCGGCTTTTGCCTACTATAGTTTGGACAGAAAAATCAAACCACTGGTTGAGTTCCTTCTTGATCTTGGCATATTGAAATCAGATATTCCAACCATCATTAGCAAAAGGCCTCAACTTTGTGGGATTAGTCTCTCTGAAAATTTAATCCCCACCATGGCATTTTTGGAGAACCTAGGGGTGGATAAAAGGCAGTGGCCAAAAGTTATATACCGCTTTCCTGCCCTTCTTACTTACAGCAGGTCAAAACTGAAAGGAACTGTTGATTTTCTTTATGAGGTTGGTCTCTCGGCTGAAAATGTGGGTAAGGTTCTAACTCGTTGCCCAAACATTATAAGTTACAGTGTTGAGGATAAGCTACGGCCTACAGTTGAATACTTCAGCTCATTGGGGATTGATGTTGCGCATCTTCTTCAACGGTCTCCTCAAACATTTGGACTTAGCATAGAAGCTAACTTAAAGCCTTTGACAGAATTCTTTCTGGAAAGGGGTTATAGCatagaggatgtgagaaccatGATTTCTAGATATGGGGCTCTGTATACTTTTAGCGTGGCAGAGAACTTGGTCCCCAAGTGGGAGTTCTTTCTTACTATGGACTATCCCAAGTCAGAGCTGGTTAAGTTCCCTCAGTATTTTGGTTACAGCTTAGAAGTTAGAATAAAACCTCGATACGCAATTGTGAAGGAGCATGGGGTTAGGTTACTACTGAATCAAGTGTTATCGCTCTCTGGTCCCGAGTTTGATAAGGCTTTGAGGAGAAAAGTGAAGAAGAAGCATAACAACTAG
- the LOC113724829 gene encoding small heat shock protein, chloroplastic-like — protein MATKILACSSSPLARHNNPAPAARSSRLATAPSGSVFFPSPAPFRVKSPSRLSLVRVQANGDHKDAALDVQHVSSQPKNQDTAVQRRPRRLAPVDISPFGFLDPLSPKRTMRQLLDTMDRLFDDAVTFPGMGINEGAAGGQVRSPWDIHEDEREIKMRFDMPGLSKEDVKVSVEDDDILVIRGERSKEDRKDDDAWTRRSYSSYDTRLRLPQESEPDKVKAELKDGVLYISIPKRQVERKVVDVEIK, from the exons ATGGCTACCAAGATTCTTGCATGTTCTTCTTCTCCCCTGGCACGCCATAACAACCCCGCTCCTGCCGCTAGGTCTTCAAGACTAGCCACTGCTCCTTCGGGTTCTGTGTTCTTTCCATCCCCTGCGCCATTTAGAGTCAAGAGTCCATCCAGACTCTCTCTTGTGAGAGTTCAGGCCAACGGCGACCATAAAGATGCCGCGCTCGACGTGCAACATGTCAGTAGCCAACCCAAAAATCAGGACACCGCCGTCCAAAGAAGGCCTCGCAGGTTGGCGCCCGTTGACATCTCCCCCTTCG GTTTTCTCGATCCGCTATCTCCCAAGAGAACCATGCGCCAATTGCTGGACACGATGGATAGATTATTTGACGACGCCGTGACATTCCCCGGAATGGGAATTAACGAGGGGGCGGCAGGGGGGCAGGTTCGCTCCCCCTGGGACATTCACGAAGATGAACGTGAAATAAAGATGCGCTTTGACATGCCTGGACTCTCCAAGGAAGACGTCAAAGTCTCCGTGGAGGATGATGATATCCTCGTTATCAGAGGCGAGCGCAGCAAGGAAGACCGAAAAGACGATGATGCATGGACTCGCCGGAGTTACAGTTCATATGACACTCGGCTCCGACTCCCACAAGAGTCTGAGCCCGACAAAGTTAAAGCAGAACTCAAGGATGGAGTTCTTTACATTTCCATTCCTAAGAGACAGGTGGAGAGAAAGGTCGTTGACGTAGAGATCAAATGA
- the LOC113728250 gene encoding protein IQ-DOMAIN 18-like isoform X1, which yields MGKIGGTSWLNVVKKAFTSPAKDRHQDEKKSGKRRDQEHDQQEEEKKRGKRRWIFQKPWSCETTIQRDETQKMNLASNASANMSGANLAGTSAPEMAQQQCAIGVAMATKVATEAAVATAEAAAEILRLTRPSISDGQRRAAILIQSAFRGYLARRALLALKGLVKLQALVRGHNVRERAKMTLQCMQALIRLQAQACDQRKRLSCEGYIFRSDANSKWGPLTTAKKSRDARGSVDGQYPPPMYIHDLLQETEEVASKPGMHLSRAFSRQMWKTGKAQISVDKAAYEENPILYESFDRIRKQPKEISRASCDENDSVNIVEMDSSIRPCTYTAQNLPTRQACNYQDCRHWPSSYTTSSPLHRMSELSIQPPVPQSPVRIKPLKMQSASPRCQREERYSPAAHTPTCSNFSVPAHKPKYMAATASTNARARSLSTPRQRPSTPQTEKKGSAKKRLLFTAPDPYSDVDITPRWHHSSKNPICTNTVTCVLEDQQRS from the exons ATGGGGAAGATTGGAGGAACTTCTTGGTTAAACGTGGTGAAAAAGGCTTTCACATCTCCTGCAAAAGACCGACACCAAGATGAGAAGAAGAGCGGCAAAAGAAGGGATCAGGAACATGaccaacaagaagaagaaaag AAGAGGGGAAAACGAAGATGGATTTTCCAGAAGCCTTGGTCTTGCGAAACAACAATACAGCGTGATGAAACCCAAAAAATGAACTTGGCCTCAAATGCATCAGCCAATATGTCGGGCGCAAATCTGGCAGGGACTTCTGCACCAGAGATGGCCCAGCAACAATGTGCAATTGGTGTGGCTATGGCAACAAAAGTGGCTACTGAAGCAGCAGTTGCGACGGCAGAGGCCGCTGCAGAAATTTTGAGGCTTACTAGGCCTTCCATTTCAGATGGACAGCGGCGCGCAGCTATTTTAATTCAATCAGCCTTCAGAGGGTATTTG GCAAGACGGGCACTACTTGCACTTAAAGGGCTTGTAAAGCTGCAAGCCTTAGTAAGAGGCCATAATGTCCGCGAACGAGCAAAGATGACACTCCAATGCATGCAAGCTCTTATCCGCTTGCAAGCTCAAGCGTGTGATCAACGAAAGAGGCTATCATGTGAAGGATATATTTTTCGTAGTGATGCTAACAGCAAATGGGGACCTCTTACCACGGCCAAGAAG TCCAGGGATGCAAGGGGTTCAGTTGATGGTCAATACCCACCGCCAATGTACATCCATGACCTGTTGCAGGAAACAGAAGAGGTTGCTTCAAAACCTGGAATGCATCTTTCTCGGGCCTTCTCTCGACAG ATGTGGAAAACTGGCAAAGCTCAAATTTCAGTGGACAAAGCAGCATATGAAGAGAACCCCATATTATACGAGTCATTTGACAGGATAAGAAAGCAGCCCAAGGAAATCAGCAGAGCCTCGTGTGATGAAAACGATTCCGTTAACATTGTTGAAATGGACAGCAGCATCCGACCTTGCACTTATACAGCTCAGAATCTCCCAACAAGACAAGCTTGCAATTACCAGGACTGTCGACACTGGCCATCCTCTTACACAACTTCATCTCCTCTCCATAGGATGTCCGAGTTGTCCATCCAACCACCTGTTCCTCAATCCCCAGTGAGAATAAAACCTCTCAAAATGCAGTCAGCTAGCCCACGTTGCCAAAGAGAAGAGAGATACAGTCCAGCAGCTCACACTCCAACTTGCTCCAACTTCTCTGTTCCTGCACATAAACCAAAGTACATGGCAGCCACGGCATCAACAAATGCTCGAGCTCGGTCATTAAGTACGCCAAGACAAAGGCCTTCAACCCCTCAGACTGAAAAGAAGGGATCAGCGAAGAAACGACTGCTATTCACAGCTCCAGATCCATACAGCGATGTAGATATTACTCCCAGATGGCATCACTCGTCGAAGAACCCCATATGTACCAACACTGTGACCTGTGTTCTTGAGGATCAGCAGAGGTCATAG
- the LOC113728250 gene encoding protein IQ-DOMAIN 18-like isoform X2 gives MGKIGGTSWLNVVKKAFTSPAKDRHQDEKKSGKRRDQEHDQQEEEKRGKRRWIFQKPWSCETTIQRDETQKMNLASNASANMSGANLAGTSAPEMAQQQCAIGVAMATKVATEAAVATAEAAAEILRLTRPSISDGQRRAAILIQSAFRGYLARRALLALKGLVKLQALVRGHNVRERAKMTLQCMQALIRLQAQACDQRKRLSCEGYIFRSDANSKWGPLTTAKKSRDARGSVDGQYPPPMYIHDLLQETEEVASKPGMHLSRAFSRQMWKTGKAQISVDKAAYEENPILYESFDRIRKQPKEISRASCDENDSVNIVEMDSSIRPCTYTAQNLPTRQACNYQDCRHWPSSYTTSSPLHRMSELSIQPPVPQSPVRIKPLKMQSASPRCQREERYSPAAHTPTCSNFSVPAHKPKYMAATASTNARARSLSTPRQRPSTPQTEKKGSAKKRLLFTAPDPYSDVDITPRWHHSSKNPICTNTVTCVLEDQQRS, from the exons ATGGGGAAGATTGGAGGAACTTCTTGGTTAAACGTGGTGAAAAAGGCTTTCACATCTCCTGCAAAAGACCGACACCAAGATGAGAAGAAGAGCGGCAAAAGAAGGGATCAGGAACATGaccaacaagaagaagaaaag AGGGGAAAACGAAGATGGATTTTCCAGAAGCCTTGGTCTTGCGAAACAACAATACAGCGTGATGAAACCCAAAAAATGAACTTGGCCTCAAATGCATCAGCCAATATGTCGGGCGCAAATCTGGCAGGGACTTCTGCACCAGAGATGGCCCAGCAACAATGTGCAATTGGTGTGGCTATGGCAACAAAAGTGGCTACTGAAGCAGCAGTTGCGACGGCAGAGGCCGCTGCAGAAATTTTGAGGCTTACTAGGCCTTCCATTTCAGATGGACAGCGGCGCGCAGCTATTTTAATTCAATCAGCCTTCAGAGGGTATTTG GCAAGACGGGCACTACTTGCACTTAAAGGGCTTGTAAAGCTGCAAGCCTTAGTAAGAGGCCATAATGTCCGCGAACGAGCAAAGATGACACTCCAATGCATGCAAGCTCTTATCCGCTTGCAAGCTCAAGCGTGTGATCAACGAAAGAGGCTATCATGTGAAGGATATATTTTTCGTAGTGATGCTAACAGCAAATGGGGACCTCTTACCACGGCCAAGAAG TCCAGGGATGCAAGGGGTTCAGTTGATGGTCAATACCCACCGCCAATGTACATCCATGACCTGTTGCAGGAAACAGAAGAGGTTGCTTCAAAACCTGGAATGCATCTTTCTCGGGCCTTCTCTCGACAG ATGTGGAAAACTGGCAAAGCTCAAATTTCAGTGGACAAAGCAGCATATGAAGAGAACCCCATATTATACGAGTCATTTGACAGGATAAGAAAGCAGCCCAAGGAAATCAGCAGAGCCTCGTGTGATGAAAACGATTCCGTTAACATTGTTGAAATGGACAGCAGCATCCGACCTTGCACTTATACAGCTCAGAATCTCCCAACAAGACAAGCTTGCAATTACCAGGACTGTCGACACTGGCCATCCTCTTACACAACTTCATCTCCTCTCCATAGGATGTCCGAGTTGTCCATCCAACCACCTGTTCCTCAATCCCCAGTGAGAATAAAACCTCTCAAAATGCAGTCAGCTAGCCCACGTTGCCAAAGAGAAGAGAGATACAGTCCAGCAGCTCACACTCCAACTTGCTCCAACTTCTCTGTTCCTGCACATAAACCAAAGTACATGGCAGCCACGGCATCAACAAATGCTCGAGCTCGGTCATTAAGTACGCCAAGACAAAGGCCTTCAACCCCTCAGACTGAAAAGAAGGGATCAGCGAAGAAACGACTGCTATTCACAGCTCCAGATCCATACAGCGATGTAGATATTACTCCCAGATGGCATCACTCGTCGAAGAACCCCATATGTACCAACACTGTGACCTGTGTTCTTGAGGATCAGCAGAGGTCATAG